A window from Iamia sp. SCSIO 61187 encodes these proteins:
- a CDS encoding RES domain-containing protein, whose amino-acid sequence MPPPEVLWRVGWATDPNGGPPPDPLDLANSEAGNRWDLIDGTSTVVYAATTRETAMLESTAHFRLDSLLAPYVDSWIELGHMPPEAVPAGWRHKRTWARWDPPPGLQFLDIANSQTVAWLNEHARAVLATRNIGTLTVAHVTGEDRVLTRLLSAWFHNTSAGRLAGICFPSKHGTNLQCWAIYDHAAPDFIAAHPILKSDPEISTAEALFGLKFH is encoded by the coding sequence GTGCCACCGCCGGAGGTCCTGTGGCGAGTCGGTTGGGCGACCGACCCCAACGGGGGGCCACCACCTGATCCTCTCGACCTCGCTAACAGCGAGGCCGGCAACCGCTGGGACCTCATCGACGGCACATCGACGGTCGTCTACGCAGCCACCACCCGCGAAACCGCGATGCTCGAGTCGACCGCCCACTTTCGCCTCGACTCCCTCCTCGCGCCCTACGTCGACAGCTGGATCGAGCTTGGACACATGCCACCCGAGGCCGTCCCGGCCGGATGGCGCCACAAGCGAACCTGGGCACGCTGGGACCCACCCCCGGGGCTGCAGTTCCTCGACATCGCCAACTCGCAGACCGTGGCCTGGCTCAACGAGCACGCCCGGGCGGTCCTCGCCACTCGCAACATCGGGACCCTCACCGTCGCGCATGTCACCGGCGAGGACCGCGTCCTGACCCGGCTGCTGTCAGCCTGGTTCCACAACACCAGCGCCGGCCGGCTCGCCGGCATCTGCTTCCCCTCCAAGCACGGCACCAACCTCCAGTGCTGGGCCATCTACGACCACGCTGCCCCCGACTTCATCGCCGCTCATCCCATTCTCAAGTCCGACCCCGAGATCTCGACCGCCGAAGCGCTCTTCGGCCTCAAGTTCCACTAG
- a CDS encoding TIGR02391 family protein, with product MDVKAAEARTRQALRAIDALFEAHDVIRVTDRWDDPDLQRTVTEAEDEVMRELLVMRAIADEVAPDAHYKLAHHRDDAYHGFAMARAGVVEVLAELTTMEDIEAIVGPAGPKLAGSALHPEIWAVSARRWDSGHPDDAVRAASTAIELMLQERLGRHDEGGVGLAAAFAPDDPSERWPMRLRISGLKPGSRTWTSAHEGAVALIRGAFLFVRNLVSHPSPDLTEAEALERLALLSMLARMIESAEEQHLPEAR from the coding sequence GTGGACGTGAAGGCGGCCGAGGCCCGAACCCGACAGGCCCTGAGGGCGATCGACGCCCTCTTCGAGGCTCACGACGTCATCCGCGTCACCGACCGCTGGGACGACCCCGACCTGCAGCGCACCGTGACCGAGGCCGAGGACGAGGTGATGCGCGAGCTCCTTGTCATGCGGGCAATCGCCGATGAGGTGGCGCCGGACGCGCACTACAAGCTCGCCCACCACCGGGACGACGCCTACCACGGCTTCGCGATGGCGCGGGCAGGCGTCGTGGAGGTCCTTGCAGAGTTGACCACCATGGAGGACATCGAGGCCATCGTCGGGCCGGCGGGTCCAAAGCTTGCTGGGTCGGCCCTGCACCCGGAGATCTGGGCCGTGTCGGCTCGAAGGTGGGACAGCGGCCATCCCGACGACGCCGTTCGTGCAGCAAGCACAGCGATCGAGCTGATGCTGCAAGAGCGACTGGGTCGTCACGATGAGGGAGGCGTCGGCCTCGCGGCGGCGTTCGCCCCGGACGATCCGTCCGAACGATGGCCGATGCGTCTGCGGATCTCCGGGCTCAAGCCAGGCAGCAGGACGTGGACTAGTGCTCACGAAGGCGCCGTAGCGTTGATCCGAGGCGCGTTCCTGTTCGTGCGCAATCTCGTGTCTCACCCGAGCCCGGACCTCACGGAGGCCGAAGCCCTCGAGCGCCTTGCGCTCCTCTCGATGCTCGCCCGGATGATCGAGAGCGCCGAGGAGCAGCACCTACCCGAGGCACGGTGA
- a CDS encoding transposase, which yields MVDALCQNLLGRDAGDGSDAKRGASKWRCPTGECTRVSEWVKADRLHPLVPRTTERFKSLYHQRGAVEREFGRLKHEWAILPLRIRGLAKVRLHTDLTILSKLALALAAESA from the coding sequence GTGGTCGACGCGCTGTGCCAGAACCTGCTCGGCCGTGATGCCGGGGACGGCTCCGACGCCAAGCGTGGCGCCTCCAAGTGGCGCTGCCCCACGGGCGAGTGCACCCGCGTCTCGGAGTGGGTCAAGGCCGACCGGCTCCACCCCCTCGTGCCCCGCACCACCGAGCGGTTCAAGTCGCTGTACCACCAGCGCGGCGCCGTCGAGCGTGAGTTCGGCCGGCTGAAGCACGAGTGGGCGATACTGCCCCTCAGGATCCGAGGTCTCGCAAAGGTCCGCCTTCACACAGACCTCACGATCCTGAGCAAGCTGGCTCTGGCACTGGCAGCCGAGAGTGCGTGA
- a CDS encoding recombinase family protein, translating to MTGHLLGYARVSTTEQDPQLQLDALTAAGCWRIWTDHSSGATASRPQLDALLDHLRPGDTLVVWRLDRLGRSLRHLLDVVEDLAARGVGLRSLTESIDTTTATGRLILAVFAALAEFERDLLRERTMAGLAAARAQGRVGGRPPVLTADKLAAARRLLEEPDATVTDVASTLGVSRSTLYRGLAG from the coding sequence ATGACCGGCCACCTCCTGGGCTACGCCCGGGTCTCCACCACTGAGCAGGATCCGCAGCTCCAGCTCGACGCCCTCACCGCGGCCGGGTGCTGGCGGATCTGGACCGACCACTCCTCGGGGGCCACCGCGAGCCGCCCGCAGCTCGACGCCCTCCTCGACCACCTCCGCCCCGGCGACACCCTCGTCGTCTGGCGCCTCGATCGCCTCGGCCGGTCCCTGCGCCACCTCCTCGACGTCGTCGAGGACCTCGCCGCCAGGGGAGTGGGTCTCCGCAGCCTCACCGAGTCCATCGACACCACCACCGCCACCGGGCGGCTGATCCTGGCGGTGTTCGCCGCGCTGGCCGAGTTCGAGCGCGACCTGCTCCGCGAGCGCACCATGGCGGGCCTGGCCGCAGCCCGCGCCCAGGGCCGCGTCGGGGGCCGGCCCCCCGTCCTCACCGCCGACAAGCTCGCCGCCGCCCGCCGCCTCCTCGAGGAACCCGACGCCACCGTCACCGACGTCGCCAGCACCCTTGGCGTCAGCCGATCGACCCTCTACCGAGGTCTGGCCGGCTGA
- a CDS encoding zeta toxin family protein: MTLPAAAARRRAAQLEQLTADTGLLGPRGPAAIDPDAGPRRAVAQLRATVLEQLTAETASVPTEGRLCLTTGGVPGAGKSEASNRAARTLFRGERYAVVDPDDIRDRVFPLVLDRDGQHPRLRGLPQLDELAGGPPTPRELSSALHPLASAIAKLHRRQLLQEGRNVIIDSSMHSYDTMTPTLDHAVARGYQVHALYVDIDYRTARTRADDRWLTAVEAHDPTAAVGSAEWLGGRYVPDWYLQGMFPPGATVASPAINRAVFGRLLQEGRFTTAALYDGRTSPTATLRRTWQGTTPDPRPRRAAGGHRPQPPRRRPGRGPGPQM, translated from the coding sequence ATGACGCTGCCCGCGGCCGCCGCTCGGCGGCGCGCCGCGCAACTCGAGCAGCTCACCGCCGACACCGGCCTCCTCGGACCCCGGGGGCCCGCCGCCATCGACCCCGACGCCGGGCCCCGCCGAGCGGTGGCCCAGCTTCGCGCCACCGTCCTCGAGCAGCTCACCGCCGAGACAGCCTCAGTTCCCACCGAGGGCCGCCTCTGTCTCACCACCGGCGGCGTACCTGGCGCCGGGAAGTCCGAAGCCAGCAACCGCGCCGCTCGCACCCTGTTCAGGGGCGAGCGCTACGCCGTCGTCGACCCTGACGACATCCGGGACCGCGTGTTCCCGCTCGTCCTTGACCGCGACGGTCAGCACCCTCGGCTCCGAGGACTACCCCAGCTCGACGAGCTCGCTGGGGGCCCACCCACGCCCCGCGAGCTCTCCTCGGCGCTCCACCCCCTCGCGTCGGCGATCGCAAAGCTCCACCGCCGCCAGCTCCTCCAGGAGGGCCGCAACGTGATCATCGACAGCAGCATGCACTCCTACGACACGATGACCCCGACCCTCGACCACGCCGTAGCGCGCGGCTACCAGGTCCATGCCCTCTACGTCGACATCGACTACCGCACCGCCCGCACCCGCGCCGATGACCGCTGGCTCACAGCCGTCGAGGCCCACGATCCCACCGCCGCCGTGGGCAGCGCCGAGTGGCTCGGCGGCCGCTACGTGCCCGACTGGTACCTCCAGGGGATGTTCCCCCCGGGCGCGACGGTGGCCAGCCCTGCGATCAACCGCGCCGTCTTCGGGCGGCTTCTCCAGGAGGGCCGCTTCACCACCGCGGCCCTCTATGACGGCCGCACCAGCCCCACCGCCACCCTGCGGCGCACCTGGCAAGGCACCACCCCGGACCCACGGCCCCGACGCGCCGCCGGCGGGCACCGCCCACAGCCACCTCGACGGCGCCCGGGCCGCGGCCCCGGCCCGCAGATGTAG
- the mobF gene encoding MobF family relaxase, with protein MLNIGRIGAGSGIDYLTSAVATGMHDYYVGVGEAPGQWWGRGAGHLDLHGEADTAHVEALYGLGEHPHTGDALGHRYRLYRSPEERAEEKISAAGWPPDSVEAAAILAEELRRGTRTAVGGWDLTFRPVKSVSALWAVVDPAVRAEIEAAHDAAVVEALGHLEDHVAATRAGRDGVRHLDIDGVTVARFQHRTSRNGDPLLHTHCAVANKVRTSTDGKWRTLDGGRIFESGPELNAIYTARIEAELTSRLGVAWRPRADGRGRELAGVDDAVIDLWSTRRHEIVARYEQLADELRRSGRSITTSSRARLMQQATLETRQAKASAPDDLHGRWRAELDRAGLEVALDAEAGPGPAVEAEAIAAAATDLLASRQATWTRAQLVGAVVHVAPGPLAPDPVAAADVAEAIADQALGQRGTIVIEPPAPIADGPLRRSGRSVYDDPRPPRITSTGIVTAEARVLAAGGRRGARTVPAEIVAEVTEAHGLGPDQIAAAATALLDDRRLEVMVGPAGAGKTRTVGAIADAWCRSGGRVVGTAVSETAARVLGDELAAAGAADVTVANLAVLLGPLGPPEGPSVPVEEVAADLDRWAAAGLGPGDLVVIDEAGMAPTIGLARLVAGAEQAGARILCVGDHRQLGAAEAGGMLRQLVAEHGAAHLTGIHRFAAQWERDASTRLRDGDTTVVDDYDDHDRIRGGDTEEMAEAAYQGWLADTLDGRASVLVTATNETAAELAGRARAELIRRGLVDDGRSVDLRDGNRASVGDQIVTRRNDRTIAAGTTGRFVANRDRWAIEKVRRDGGLIVCHAEHGQRAHLPAAYVAADVELAYAGTAHAVQGRTVDTSHALLAAGDSSMETAYVALTRGRHANQAYVACVDVDGEHGGGRDTPQAVLAGIIARPAIDQTATEHLVDDGADSLAHLIPAGEDLRAQRAAERSRRRLAALDRPDLDVEDPAGLDQILTNVGRDPMAELAQLTRPLPPGTTWSRRVMAETARAALQGPPAPLVHTVDPGADPSDDAALRALQHRIRARETLVAERAIAERPPWASQVHVDDETAQEEALRAIAIYRDRWSITTPDPIGPRPAGRGPRLNAWATINRRLTPGRSSGQSPARTPAPAPTGGRDRLDL; from the coding sequence GTGCTGAACATCGGGCGCATCGGCGCCGGGTCAGGGATCGACTACCTGACCTCGGCGGTGGCCACCGGCATGCACGACTACTACGTAGGTGTCGGTGAAGCCCCCGGCCAATGGTGGGGGAGGGGAGCAGGTCACCTCGACCTTCACGGCGAGGCCGACACGGCCCACGTCGAGGCGCTCTATGGGCTCGGCGAGCACCCGCACACCGGCGACGCCCTGGGTCACCGCTACCGGCTCTACCGCTCGCCGGAAGAACGCGCCGAGGAGAAGATCAGCGCCGCCGGGTGGCCGCCCGACAGCGTCGAGGCGGCGGCGATCCTGGCCGAGGAGCTGCGCCGGGGCACCCGCACCGCCGTCGGGGGATGGGATCTCACCTTCCGGCCGGTGAAGTCGGTCTCGGCGCTGTGGGCAGTCGTCGACCCGGCGGTCAGAGCCGAGATCGAAGCGGCCCATGACGCCGCCGTCGTGGAAGCCCTGGGGCACCTCGAGGACCACGTCGCAGCCACCCGGGCGGGACGCGACGGGGTCCGCCACCTCGACATCGACGGTGTCACCGTGGCCCGGTTCCAGCACCGCACGAGCCGCAACGGCGACCCGCTGCTCCACACGCACTGCGCGGTGGCCAACAAGGTCCGCACCAGCACCGATGGCAAGTGGCGGACCCTCGACGGGGGCCGCATCTTCGAGTCCGGACCTGAGCTGAACGCCATCTACACCGCCCGCATCGAGGCCGAGCTGACCTCCCGCCTCGGGGTGGCGTGGCGGCCGAGAGCCGATGGGCGAGGCCGGGAGCTCGCCGGCGTCGACGACGCGGTGATCGACCTGTGGTCGACCCGACGCCACGAGATCGTGGCCCGCTACGAGCAGCTCGCCGATGAGCTGCGCCGATCGGGTCGCAGCATCACCACCTCGAGCCGGGCCCGACTCATGCAACAAGCCACGCTCGAGACCCGCCAGGCGAAGGCAAGCGCCCCCGACGACCTCCACGGCCGGTGGCGAGCAGAGCTGGACCGGGCGGGACTGGAGGTCGCCCTGGACGCCGAGGCCGGCCCGGGCCCGGCGGTCGAGGCCGAGGCCATAGCCGCGGCGGCCACGGATCTGCTGGCGAGCCGTCAGGCGACGTGGACGCGGGCCCAGTTGGTCGGAGCAGTGGTGCACGTCGCACCCGGACCGCTGGCACCGGACCCCGTCGCCGCGGCCGACGTGGCCGAGGCGATCGCCGATCAGGCCCTCGGCCAGCGGGGGACGATCGTGATCGAGCCGCCGGCGCCCATCGCCGATGGGCCGCTGCGCAGGAGCGGGCGCAGCGTCTACGACGACCCCCGCCCGCCGCGGATCACCTCGACCGGGATCGTCACCGCCGAAGCCCGAGTCCTCGCCGCCGGCGGCCGCCGCGGCGCCCGAACCGTGCCGGCAGAGATCGTCGCCGAGGTCACCGAGGCGCACGGGCTCGGCCCCGACCAGATCGCCGCCGCAGCCACAGCACTGCTCGACGACCGGCGACTCGAGGTCATGGTCGGACCCGCAGGTGCGGGCAAGACCCGCACCGTCGGCGCCATCGCCGATGCCTGGTGCCGCAGCGGCGGCCGGGTCGTGGGTACCGCGGTGTCGGAGACAGCCGCCCGGGTCCTGGGCGACGAGCTGGCCGCCGCCGGCGCCGCCGATGTCACCGTGGCCAACCTGGCCGTCCTGCTCGGGCCCCTCGGCCCCCCAGAGGGGCCATCGGTGCCGGTCGAGGAGGTCGCCGCAGACCTCGACCGGTGGGCCGCCGCCGGGCTCGGCCCCGGGGACCTGGTCGTCATCGACGAGGCCGGCATGGCCCCCACGATCGGTCTGGCCCGGCTGGTCGCCGGCGCCGAGCAGGCCGGGGCCCGGATCCTGTGCGTCGGAGACCACCGCCAGCTCGGCGCTGCCGAGGCCGGCGGGATGTTGCGCCAGCTGGTCGCCGAGCACGGCGCCGCACACCTCACCGGGATCCACCGCTTCGCCGCCCAGTGGGAGCGCGACGCCTCGACCCGGCTGCGCGACGGCGACACCACCGTCGTCGACGACTACGACGACCACGACCGCATCCGAGGCGGCGACACCGAGGAGATGGCCGAAGCCGCCTACCAGGGTTGGCTCGCCGACACCCTCGACGGGCGGGCCTCGGTGCTCGTCACCGCCACCAACGAGACCGCAGCCGAGCTGGCCGGCCGGGCCCGGGCCGAGTTGATCCGCCGGGGGCTCGTCGACGACGGGCGCAGCGTCGACCTGCGCGACGGCAACCGGGCCTCGGTCGGCGACCAGATCGTCACCCGCCGCAACGACCGCACCATCGCAGCGGGGACCACCGGGCGGTTCGTGGCCAACCGGGACCGATGGGCGATCGAGAAGGTCCGCCGCGACGGCGGACTGATCGTCTGTCACGCCGAGCACGGCCAACGAGCCCACCTCCCCGCCGCGTATGTGGCCGCCGATGTCGAGCTGGCCTACGCAGGGACCGCGCACGCCGTCCAGGGCCGCACCGTCGACACCAGCCACGCCCTGCTCGCCGCCGGCGACTCGTCGATGGAGACCGCGTACGTCGCCCTCACCCGGGGCCGCCACGCGAACCAGGCCTACGTGGCCTGCGTCGACGTCGACGGCGAGCACGGCGGCGGACGAGACACCCCCCAGGCCGTCCTCGCCGGGATCATCGCCCGCCCGGCGATCGACCAGACCGCCACCGAACATCTCGTCGACGACGGCGCCGACTCCCTCGCCCACCTCATCCCCGCCGGCGAGGACCTCCGAGCCCAACGGGCCGCCGAACGCAGCCGCCGGAGGCTCGCCGCCCTCGACCGTCCCGACCTCGACGTCGAGGACCCGGCCGGGCTCGACCAGATCCTCACAAACGTCGGCCGGGATCCCATGGCCGAGCTGGCCCAGCTCACACGGCCCCTGCCGCCCGGAACGACCTGGTCCCGGCGGGTCATGGCCGAGACCGCCCGGGCCGCCCTCCAAGGGCCGCCAGCGCCGCTGGTGCACACCGTGGACCCTGGTGCAGACCCCAGCGACGACGCAGCCCTACGGGCCCTCCAGCACCGCATCCGGGCACGCGAGACCCTCGTGGCCGAGCGCGCCATCGCCGAGCGGCCCCCATGGGCCTCCCAGGTCCACGTCGACGACGAGACCGCCCAAGAAGAGGCCCTCCGAGCGATCGCCATCTACCGCGACCGCTGGAGCATCACCACCCCCGACCCAATCGGACCCCGCCCCGCAGGCCGGGGACCCCGGCTCAACGCCTGGGCCACCATCAACCGACGCCTCACCCCCGGACGGTCGAGCGGACAGAGCCCGGCGCGCACGCCGGCACCCGCGCCGACAGGTGGGCGGGACAGGCTGGATCTCTAA
- a CDS encoding DNA methyltransferase, with the protein MEGPTLKPAVVAGQARLYQSDCLTWLAGQGEQSIEAVVTDPPYGIVEYTESQKAKLRSGKGGVWRIPPSFDGNKRAPLPRFTTLTKKDLQHLELFFEQWGRALAPVLVPGAHVMVACNPLVSYLVAKAIVESGFERRGEIVRLVQTMRGGDRPKNAHEEFADVSVMARSQWEPWLVFRKPCEGKVSDNLRKWRTGGLRRISDTQPFGDVIRSAPTGATERALANHPSLKPQNFLRQVVRAALPLGEGTVLDPFAGSGSTLAAANAIGYDSVGVEKDEAYVREAKAAIPRLSAYKNGTPPAWTA; encoded by the coding sequence GTGGAAGGGCCGACGCTGAAGCCAGCCGTTGTCGCTGGACAGGCCCGCCTCTACCAGAGCGATTGCTTGACTTGGCTGGCAGGGCAAGGCGAGCAATCGATCGAAGCAGTCGTCACTGATCCTCCGTACGGGATCGTCGAATACACCGAGTCGCAGAAGGCGAAGCTGCGCTCGGGCAAGGGTGGCGTCTGGCGCATCCCCCCGTCGTTCGATGGGAACAAGAGGGCGCCGCTCCCGCGGTTCACCACGCTCACCAAGAAGGATCTACAGCACCTCGAGCTGTTCTTTGAACAGTGGGGACGCGCCCTTGCGCCGGTACTCGTGCCAGGGGCCCACGTCATGGTCGCTTGCAATCCGCTGGTGTCCTATCTCGTGGCGAAGGCCATTGTTGAATCCGGTTTCGAGCGTCGCGGAGAGATCGTCCGCCTGGTACAGACAATGCGTGGCGGCGACCGGCCCAAGAACGCTCACGAGGAGTTCGCCGACGTGAGCGTCATGGCTCGGTCGCAATGGGAGCCGTGGTTGGTCTTCCGCAAGCCATGCGAGGGGAAGGTCTCCGACAACCTCCGGAAGTGGCGGACGGGCGGTCTGCGGCGCATCTCCGACACCCAGCCGTTTGGCGATGTAATTCGATCAGCTCCCACCGGCGCCACCGAGCGGGCACTTGCGAATCACCCATCACTCAAGCCGCAGAACTTCCTCCGGCAGGTGGTCAGGGCCGCTCTCCCGCTCGGCGAGGGCACGGTCCTCGACCCGTTCGCTGGCTCGGGATCGACCCTCGCCGCAGCCAACGCGATCGGGTACGACTCGGTCGGGGTCGAGAAGGACGAAGCCTATGTTCGGGAAGCCAAGGCGGCCATCCCCCGGCTCTCTGCCTACAAGAACGGTACGCCGCCGGCCTGGACCGCCTGA
- a CDS encoding bifunctional 2-polyprenyl-6-hydroxyphenol methylase/3-demethylubiquinol 3-O-methyltransferase UbiG: MKMSMTWGRLDRWHHPTWSVSCASTDPPTWDVYERLDVSLDPTGPDQPHDLAAELLPDDGTVLDVGCREAADLIRIVRDRNAAGAGVEPVPLHLDRARAAVAAAALGYRITLHEGGVEELPGLDVRFDLVWCRDVLTQVADLDGVLAAIARALRPSGRVLIQVTFATALLHGADVDLLHRHLGNVHENLNRRVVESAFRRAELSVERTIEVGTEWREHAEERTQPMSRALLRLARLRRQRDALAEDHGADVVDHVEANLHWEVFQALGKLEPVIFILGHTRP; the protein is encoded by the coding sequence ATGAAGATGTCGATGACCTGGGGGAGGCTGGACCGATGGCACCACCCAACCTGGAGCGTCTCGTGCGCGTCTACCGACCCGCCGACGTGGGATGTTTACGAACGGCTTGATGTCAGCCTCGACCCGACCGGCCCCGACCAGCCTCACGACTTGGCAGCCGAGCTGCTGCCCGACGACGGAACCGTGCTCGACGTTGGGTGCCGCGAGGCCGCGGACCTGATCCGCATCGTGAGGGACCGCAACGCCGCCGGTGCTGGGGTTGAGCCCGTCCCGCTCCACCTGGACCGGGCTCGAGCCGCAGTCGCCGCCGCCGCGCTGGGCTATCGCATCACACTTCATGAGGGTGGCGTCGAAGAGCTGCCGGGTCTCGACGTCCGGTTCGACCTGGTCTGGTGTCGCGATGTGTTGACGCAGGTCGCCGATCTCGACGGCGTTCTGGCCGCCATCGCCCGCGCCCTACGCCCGAGCGGGCGAGTGCTCATCCAGGTCACCTTCGCGACGGCGCTCCTCCACGGGGCGGACGTCGACCTGTTGCACCGCCACCTCGGCAACGTGCACGAGAACCTGAACCGCCGGGTGGTCGAGTCCGCGTTCCGACGGGCCGAGCTGAGCGTGGAGCGCACGATCGAGGTCGGGACCGAGTGGCGCGAGCACGCTGAGGAGCGAACGCAGCCGATGTCGAGGGCGCTGCTCCGGCTGGCCCGGCTCCGCCGCCAGCGAGATGCGCTGGCGGAAGATCACGGCGCCGACGTCGTGGACCACGTCGAGGCCAACCTCCACTGGGAGGTCTTCCAGGCGCTCGGCAAGCTCGAGCCCGTCATCTTCATCCTCGGCCACACGAGGCCCTGA
- a CDS encoding transposase encodes MGRPAKYPAEFRREAVALVKSSGRPVAEVARSLEIAEGTLWNWMKADREADERAKDPNALSESERDELRRLRRKTAQQEIDLEILRKAAAYFARETMR; translated from the coding sequence GTGGGTCGTCCCGCGAAGTACCCGGCGGAGTTCCGTCGTGAAGCTGTTGCTCTGGTGAAGTCATCGGGGCGGCCGGTGGCCGAGGTGGCCCGGTCGCTCGAGATCGCCGAGGGCACGTTGTGGAACTGGATGAAGGCCGACCGCGAAGCCGACGAGCGGGCCAAGGACCCCAACGCCCTCTCGGAGTCCGAACGTGACGAGCTGCGCCGGCTCCGGCGCAAGACCGCCCAGCAGGAGATCGACCTCGAGATCCTCCGCAAGGCAGCCGCCTATTTCGCCCGGGAGACGATGCGGTGA
- a CDS encoding IS3 family transposase: protein MTGFRFVDEHQAEYRISDLCRVAGASRSGFYAWRSRGPSERHLADAELLGEIRAIHEASRGTYGAPRVRGQLRRRGRRVSRKRVARLMATNGLVGAHSRRRWRRGRHPAMVPAPDLLNRDFTAPHSDLRWVADITEFACCDGKLYLAGIRDLHDRGLAGWSMGERQTTDLVVAALVMALGRRRPAGELVHHADHGPQYTSVEFTNRLADWDLAGSYGSVGDAFDNAAMETFWATLKREIRHIWGPWETLTRSELRTILFDYIEVFYNRRRHQTGLDHRTPAEAYHPAPAA, encoded by the coding sequence GTGACCGGCTTCCGCTTCGTCGACGAGCACCAAGCCGAGTACCGCATCAGCGATCTGTGCCGGGTCGCTGGGGCGTCGCGGTCGGGGTTCTATGCCTGGCGCAGCCGAGGACCGTCGGAGCGTCACCTGGCCGATGCTGAGCTGCTGGGCGAGATTCGGGCCATCCACGAGGCTTCGCGGGGGACCTACGGGGCGCCGCGGGTTCGGGGCCAGCTGCGCCGCCGGGGCCGCCGCGTGAGCCGCAAGCGCGTGGCTCGGCTCATGGCCACGAACGGGCTCGTCGGAGCGCATAGCCGGCGCCGTTGGCGCCGTGGCCGTCACCCTGCGATGGTCCCGGCCCCTGACCTGTTGAACCGGGACTTCACCGCTCCGCACTCGGACCTGCGCTGGGTCGCGGACATCACCGAGTTCGCCTGTTGTGACGGCAAGCTCTACCTCGCCGGCATCCGCGATCTCCACGACCGGGGCCTGGCGGGCTGGTCCATGGGCGAACGCCAGACCACAGATCTGGTCGTCGCCGCTTTGGTCATGGCCCTCGGACGGCGCCGCCCCGCCGGCGAGCTGGTCCACCACGCGGATCACGGGCCGCAATACACCAGCGTGGAGTTCACCAACCGGCTCGCCGACTGGGACCTCGCCGGCTCCTACGGCTCGGTCGGCGACGCCTTCGACAACGCCGCCATGGAGACCTTCTGGGCCACCCTCAAGCGCGAGATCCGCCACATCTGGGGACCCTGGGAGACCCTCACCCGCTCCGAGCTACGCACGATCCTGTTCGACTACATCGAGGTCTTCTACAACCGCCGACGCCACCAGACCGGCCTCGACCACCGCACCCCCGCCGAGGCCTACCATCCCGCCCCGGCAGCCTGA